In Lemur catta isolate mLemCat1 chromosome 1, mLemCat1.pri, whole genome shotgun sequence, one DNA window encodes the following:
- the MAN2B1 gene encoding lysosomal alpha-mannosidase isoform X2 has product MGTGARALLVRSRGCPRAAGPRTSSRGLRPPLPPLPCLSLLLLAAPGVRAAGYETCPTVQPDMLNVHLVAHTHDDVGWLKTVDQYYYGTKVDYQHAGVQYILDSVISALLADPTRRFIYVEIAFFSRWWHQQTNATQEIVRELVRQGRLEFANGGWVMNDEAATHYGAIVDQMTLGLRFLEDTFGNDGRPRVAWHIDPFGHSREQASLFSQMGFDGFFLGRLDYQDKLERKEMQEMEQLWRASASLRPPIADLFTGVLPNMYNPPKHLCWDVLCVDGPVVEDPQSPEYNAKDLVNYFLHLALLQSQHYRTNHTVMTMGSDFQYENANMWFKNLDKLIRLVNAQQANGSSVNVLYSTPACYLWELNKANLTWSVKHDDFFPYADGPHMFWTGYFTSRPALKRYERLSYNFLQVCNQLEALAGPAANVGPYGSGNSAPLNEAMAVLQHHDAVSGTSRQHVAYDYARQLAAGWRPCEVLLSNALAWLRGSKEDFTFCPNLNISICPLSQQVESFQVTVYNPLARKVDWMVRLPVRKGIFLVRDPNSRTVQSSVVVTPSTEKKDHSELLFSVSVPALGFSVYSVALLTRRDPQVHTPKPRPKKSLFHILTIENEYIRAKFSPQTGLLVEIENMEKNLLLPVQQAFFWYNASVGDRISSQVSGAYIFRPSRQQPLPVSRWAQIQLVKTALVQELHQNFSAWCSQVVRLYPGQRHLELEWTVGPIPVGDSWGKEVISRFDTSLETDGVFYTDSNGREILERRRDYRPTWNLNQTEPVAGNYYPVNTRIYITDGKVQLTVLTDRSQGGSSLRDGSLELMVHRRLVKDDGRGVGEPLLESGSGAWVRGRHLVLLDTVQTAAAGHRLLAEKEVLAPQVVLSRGGGALYNLRAAPRKQFSGLHRELPPSVHLLTLARWGPEMLLLRLEHQFAVGEDSLRNLSSPVTLDLRDMFSAFTITGLQETTLAANQPRATASRLKWRPNTGPTPRSPYLLDPAAVTLQPMEIRTFLASVQWNKNG; this is encoded by the exons ATGGGCACCGGCGCGCGGGCTTTGTTGGTCCGCTCTCGTGGCTGCCCACGCGCGGCGGGGCCCAGGACCAGCTCCCGGGGCCTGCGGCCACCGCTCCCCCCTCTGCCCTGTTTGTCTTTGCTGTTGCTGGCGGCGCCCGGCGTTCGGGCTGCAGGATATGAG ACATGCCCCACAGTACAGCCAGATATGCTCAATGTGCACCTGGTGGCCCACACACATGACGACGTGGGCTGGCTCAAGACGGTGGACCAGTACTATTATGGCA CCAAGGTAGACTACCAGCATGCTGGTGTGCAGTATATCCTGGACTCAGTCATCTCGGCCCTTCTGGCGGATCCCACCCGCCGCTTCATCTATGTGGAGATCGCCTTCTTCTCTCGTTGGTGGCACCAACAGACAAATGCGACACAGGAAATCGTGCGGGAACTGGTGCGCCAGG GACGCCTGGAGTTTGCCAATGGTGGCTGGGTGATGAACGATGAGGCGGCCACCCACTACGGCGCCATCGTGGACCAGATGACACTTGGGCTGCGCTTCCTGGAGGACACATTCGGCAACGACGGGCGCCCCCGTGTGGCCTGGCACATAGACCCTTTCGGCCACTCTCGGGAACAGGCCTCGCTGTTTTCCCAG ATGGGCTTTGATGGCTTCTTCTTGGGGCGCCTTGATTATCAAGATAAATTGGAGCGCAAGGAGATGCAGGAGATGGAGCAGCTGTGGCGGGCCAGTGCCAGCCTGAGGCCCCCGATCGCCGACCTCTTCACCG GTGTGCTCCCTAATATGTACAATCCGCCAAAGCATCTGTGCTGGGACGTGCTGTGTGTCGACGGGCCTGTCGTGGAGGACCCCCAAAGCCCCGAGTACAACGCCAAGGATCTGGTCAATTACTTCCTGCATCTGGCCCTTTTGCAG AGCCAGCACTACCGCACCAACCACACCGTGATGACCATGGGCTCGGACTTCCAATATGAGAATGCCAACATGTGGTTCAAGAATCTTGACAAACTCATCCGGCTGGTCAACGCACAG CAGGCAAACGGGAGCAGCGTCAATGTTCTCTACTCCACCCCCGCTTGTTACCTCTGGGAGCTGAACAAGGCCAACCTCACCTG GTCGGTGAAACACGACGACTTCTTCCCTTATGCGGACGGCCCCCACATGTTCTGGACCGGCTATTTCACCAGCCGGCCGGCCCTCAAACGCTACGAGCGCCTCAGCTACAACTTCCTGCAG GTGTGCAACCAGCTGGAGGCGCTGGCGGGTCCGGCGGCCAACGTGGGACCCTATGGCTCAGGAAACAGTGCACCCCTCA ATGAGGCGATGGCAGTGCTCCAGCATCACGATGCGGTCAGCGGCACCTCCAGACAGCACGTGGCCTACGACTATGCGCGCCAGCTCGCTGCTGGCTGGAGGCCATGCGAG GTTCTCCTGAGCAACGCGCTGGCGTGGCTCAGAGGCTCCAAGGAAGACTTCACGTTCTGCCCCAACCTCAACATCAGCATCTGCCCGCTCAGCCAGCAAGTGGAGAGC TTCCAGGTCACCGTATATAATCCTTTGGCGCGGAAGGTGGATTGGATGGTGCGGCTGCCAGTCAGAAAAGGAATTTTCCTTGTGAGGGACCCCAATAGCAGGACTGTGCAGAGCTCT GTGGTGGTAACTCCCAGCACAGAGAAGAAGGACCATTCAGAGCTGCTGTTCTCAGTCTCTGTGCCTGCCCTGGGCTTCAGTGTCTATTCAGTAGCCCTGTTGACCAGACGGGACCCCCAGGTCCACACCCCAAAACCCAGACCCAAGAAGTCCTTGTTCCACATCTTGACCATTGAAAATGAG TACATCCGTGCAAAGTTCAGCCCTCAAACAGGGCTCTTGGTGGAGATTGAAAACATGGAGAAGAACCTCCTGCTTCCTGTTCAGCAGGCCTTCTTCTG GTACAACGCCAGTGTAGGTGACAGAATAAGCTCCCAGGTCTCAGGTGCTTACATCTTTAGACCAAGCAGACAGCAACCACTGCCTGTGAGCCGCTGGGCTCAAATCCAACTGGTGAAG ACGGCCTTGGTGCAGGAGTTGCACCAGAACTTCTCAGCCTGGTGTTCCCAGGTGGTTCGCCTGTACCCAGGACAGCGACACTTGGAGCTGGAGTGGACGGTGGGGCCCATCCCTGTAGG CGATTCCTGGGGAAAGGAGGTCATCAGCCGCTTTGACACGTCGCTGGAGACAGACGGAGTCTTCTACACAGACAGCAATGGCCGCGAAATCTTAGAGAGGAG GCGGGATTATCGACCCACCTGGAACTTGAACCAGACCGAGCCGGTGGCAGGAAACTACTATCCCGTGAACACTCGGATTTATATCACG GATGGGAAAGTGCAGCTGACTGTGCTGACCGACCGCTCCCAGGGGGGCAGCAGCCTGAGAGATGGTTCGCTGGAGCTCATG GTGCACCGGAGGCTGGTGAAAGATGATGGACGTGGAGTAGGGGAGCCACTGTTGGAGTCAGGGTCAGGGGCGTGGGTGCGAGGGCGCCACCTCGTGCTGCTGGACACCGTCCAGACTGCGGCCGCGGGGCACCGGCTGCTGGCAGAGAAGGAGGTCCTGGCCCCGCAGGTGGTGCTATCCCGGGGTGGCGGCGCCCTCTACAACCTCCGGGCTGCTCCACGCAAGCAG TTCTCAGGGCTGCACCGGGAGCTGCCGCCCTCGGTGCACCTGCTCACACTGGCCCGCTGGGGCCCGGAGATGCTGCTGCTGCGCTTGGAGCACCAGTTTGCCGTGGGGGAGGATTCACTACGCAACCTGAGCTCCCCTGTGACCTTGGACTTGCGG GACATGTTCTCCGCCTTCACCATCACTGGCCTGCAGGAGACCACGCTGGCGGCCAACCAGCCCCGGGCCACTGCTTCCCGGCTCAAGTGGAGACCAAACACAG GCCCCACACCCCGCTCTCCCTACCTACTGGACCCAGCCGCTGTCACACTGCAGCCCATGGAAATCCGTACCTTCCTGGCCTCAGTTCAATGGAACAAGAATGGTTAG
- the MAN2B1 gene encoding lysosomal alpha-mannosidase isoform X3 encodes MGTGARALLVRSRGCPRAAGPRTSSRGLRPPLPPLPCLSLLLLAAPGVRAAGYETCPTVQPDMLNVHLVAHTHDDVGWLKTVDQYYYGRRLEFANGGWVMNDEAATHYGAIVDQMTLGLRFLEDTFGNDGRPRVAWHIDPFGHSREQASLFSQMGFDGFFLGRLDYQDKLERKEMQEMEQLWRASASLRPPIADLFTGVLPNMYNPPKHLCWDVLCVDGPVVEDPQSPEYNAKDLVNYFLHLALLQSQHYRTNHTVMTMGSDFQYENANMWFKNLDKLIRLVNAQQQANGSSVNVLYSTPACYLWELNKANLTWSVKHDDFFPYADGPHMFWTGYFTSRPALKRYERLSYNFLQVCNQLEALAGPAANVGPYGSGNSAPLNEAMAVLQHHDAVSGTSRQHVAYDYARQLAAGWRPCEVLLSNALAWLRGSKEDFTFCPNLNISICPLSQQVESFQVTVYNPLARKVDWMVRLPVRKGIFLVRDPNSRTVQSSVVVTPSTEKKDHSELLFSVSVPALGFSVYSVALLTRRDPQVHTPKPRPKKSLFHILTIENEYIRAKFSPQTGLLVEIENMEKNLLLPVQQAFFWYNASVGDRISSQVSGAYIFRPSRQQPLPVSRWAQIQLVKTALVQELHQNFSAWCSQVVRLYPGQRHLELEWTVGPIPVGDSWGKEVISRFDTSLETDGVFYTDSNGREILERRRDYRPTWNLNQTEPVAGNYYPVNTRIYITDGKVQLTVLTDRSQGGSSLRDGSLELMVHRRLVKDDGRGVGEPLLESGSGAWVRGRHLVLLDTVQTAAAGHRLLAEKEVLAPQVVLSRGGGALYNLRAAPRKQFSGLHRELPPSVHLLTLARWGPEMLLLRLEHQFAVGEDSLRNLSSPVTLDLRDMFSAFTITGLQETTLAANQPRATASRLKWRPNTGPTPRSPYLLDPAAVTLQPMEIRTFLASVQWNKNG; translated from the exons ATGGGCACCGGCGCGCGGGCTTTGTTGGTCCGCTCTCGTGGCTGCCCACGCGCGGCGGGGCCCAGGACCAGCTCCCGGGGCCTGCGGCCACCGCTCCCCCCTCTGCCCTGTTTGTCTTTGCTGTTGCTGGCGGCGCCCGGCGTTCGGGCTGCAGGATATGAG ACATGCCCCACAGTACAGCCAGATATGCTCAATGTGCACCTGGTGGCCCACACACATGACGACGTGGGCTGGCTCAAGACGGTGGACCAGTACTATTATGGCA GACGCCTGGAGTTTGCCAATGGTGGCTGGGTGATGAACGATGAGGCGGCCACCCACTACGGCGCCATCGTGGACCAGATGACACTTGGGCTGCGCTTCCTGGAGGACACATTCGGCAACGACGGGCGCCCCCGTGTGGCCTGGCACATAGACCCTTTCGGCCACTCTCGGGAACAGGCCTCGCTGTTTTCCCAG ATGGGCTTTGATGGCTTCTTCTTGGGGCGCCTTGATTATCAAGATAAATTGGAGCGCAAGGAGATGCAGGAGATGGAGCAGCTGTGGCGGGCCAGTGCCAGCCTGAGGCCCCCGATCGCCGACCTCTTCACCG GTGTGCTCCCTAATATGTACAATCCGCCAAAGCATCTGTGCTGGGACGTGCTGTGTGTCGACGGGCCTGTCGTGGAGGACCCCCAAAGCCCCGAGTACAACGCCAAGGATCTGGTCAATTACTTCCTGCATCTGGCCCTTTTGCAG AGCCAGCACTACCGCACCAACCACACCGTGATGACCATGGGCTCGGACTTCCAATATGAGAATGCCAACATGTGGTTCAAGAATCTTGACAAACTCATCCGGCTGGTCAACGCACAG CAGCAGGCAAACGGGAGCAGCGTCAATGTTCTCTACTCCACCCCCGCTTGTTACCTCTGGGAGCTGAACAAGGCCAACCTCACCTG GTCGGTGAAACACGACGACTTCTTCCCTTATGCGGACGGCCCCCACATGTTCTGGACCGGCTATTTCACCAGCCGGCCGGCCCTCAAACGCTACGAGCGCCTCAGCTACAACTTCCTGCAG GTGTGCAACCAGCTGGAGGCGCTGGCGGGTCCGGCGGCCAACGTGGGACCCTATGGCTCAGGAAACAGTGCACCCCTCA ATGAGGCGATGGCAGTGCTCCAGCATCACGATGCGGTCAGCGGCACCTCCAGACAGCACGTGGCCTACGACTATGCGCGCCAGCTCGCTGCTGGCTGGAGGCCATGCGAG GTTCTCCTGAGCAACGCGCTGGCGTGGCTCAGAGGCTCCAAGGAAGACTTCACGTTCTGCCCCAACCTCAACATCAGCATCTGCCCGCTCAGCCAGCAAGTGGAGAGC TTCCAGGTCACCGTATATAATCCTTTGGCGCGGAAGGTGGATTGGATGGTGCGGCTGCCAGTCAGAAAAGGAATTTTCCTTGTGAGGGACCCCAATAGCAGGACTGTGCAGAGCTCT GTGGTGGTAACTCCCAGCACAGAGAAGAAGGACCATTCAGAGCTGCTGTTCTCAGTCTCTGTGCCTGCCCTGGGCTTCAGTGTCTATTCAGTAGCCCTGTTGACCAGACGGGACCCCCAGGTCCACACCCCAAAACCCAGACCCAAGAAGTCCTTGTTCCACATCTTGACCATTGAAAATGAG TACATCCGTGCAAAGTTCAGCCCTCAAACAGGGCTCTTGGTGGAGATTGAAAACATGGAGAAGAACCTCCTGCTTCCTGTTCAGCAGGCCTTCTTCTG GTACAACGCCAGTGTAGGTGACAGAATAAGCTCCCAGGTCTCAGGTGCTTACATCTTTAGACCAAGCAGACAGCAACCACTGCCTGTGAGCCGCTGGGCTCAAATCCAACTGGTGAAG ACGGCCTTGGTGCAGGAGTTGCACCAGAACTTCTCAGCCTGGTGTTCCCAGGTGGTTCGCCTGTACCCAGGACAGCGACACTTGGAGCTGGAGTGGACGGTGGGGCCCATCCCTGTAGG CGATTCCTGGGGAAAGGAGGTCATCAGCCGCTTTGACACGTCGCTGGAGACAGACGGAGTCTTCTACACAGACAGCAATGGCCGCGAAATCTTAGAGAGGAG GCGGGATTATCGACCCACCTGGAACTTGAACCAGACCGAGCCGGTGGCAGGAAACTACTATCCCGTGAACACTCGGATTTATATCACG GATGGGAAAGTGCAGCTGACTGTGCTGACCGACCGCTCCCAGGGGGGCAGCAGCCTGAGAGATGGTTCGCTGGAGCTCATG GTGCACCGGAGGCTGGTGAAAGATGATGGACGTGGAGTAGGGGAGCCACTGTTGGAGTCAGGGTCAGGGGCGTGGGTGCGAGGGCGCCACCTCGTGCTGCTGGACACCGTCCAGACTGCGGCCGCGGGGCACCGGCTGCTGGCAGAGAAGGAGGTCCTGGCCCCGCAGGTGGTGCTATCCCGGGGTGGCGGCGCCCTCTACAACCTCCGGGCTGCTCCACGCAAGCAG TTCTCAGGGCTGCACCGGGAGCTGCCGCCCTCGGTGCACCTGCTCACACTGGCCCGCTGGGGCCCGGAGATGCTGCTGCTGCGCTTGGAGCACCAGTTTGCCGTGGGGGAGGATTCACTACGCAACCTGAGCTCCCCTGTGACCTTGGACTTGCGG GACATGTTCTCCGCCTTCACCATCACTGGCCTGCAGGAGACCACGCTGGCGGCCAACCAGCCCCGGGCCACTGCTTCCCGGCTCAAGTGGAGACCAAACACAG GCCCCACACCCCGCTCTCCCTACCTACTGGACCCAGCCGCTGTCACACTGCAGCCCATGGAAATCCGTACCTTCCTGGCCTCAGTTCAATGGAACAAGAATGGTTAG
- the MAN2B1 gene encoding lysosomal alpha-mannosidase isoform X4, translating to MGTGARALLVRSRGCPRAAGPRTSSRGLRPPLPPLPCLSLLLLAAPGVRAAGYETCPTVQPDMLNVHLVAHTHDDVGWLKTVDQYYYGTKVDYQHAGVQYILDSVISALLADPTRRFIYVEIAFFSRWWHQQTNATQEIVRELVRQGRLEFANGGWVMNDEAATHYGAIVDQMTLGLRFLEDTFGNDGRPRVAWHIDPFGHSREQASLFSQMGFDGFFLGRLDYQDKLERKEMQEMEQLWRASASLRPPIADLFTGVLPNMYNPPKHLCWDVLCVDGPVVEDPQSPEYNAKDLVNYFLHLALLQSQHYRTNHTVMTMGSDFQYENANMWFKNLDKLIRLVNAQVCNQLEALAGPAANVGPYGSGNSAPLNEAMAVLQHHDAVSGTSRQHVAYDYARQLAAGWRPCEVLLSNALAWLRGSKEDFTFCPNLNISICPLSQQVESFQVTVYNPLARKVDWMVRLPVRKGIFLVRDPNSRTVQSSVVVTPSTEKKDHSELLFSVSVPALGFSVYSVALLTRRDPQVHTPKPRPKKSLFHILTIENEYIRAKFSPQTGLLVEIENMEKNLLLPVQQAFFWYNASVGDRISSQVSGAYIFRPSRQQPLPVSRWAQIQLVKTALVQELHQNFSAWCSQVVRLYPGQRHLELEWTVGPIPVGDSWGKEVISRFDTSLETDGVFYTDSNGREILERRRDYRPTWNLNQTEPVAGNYYPVNTRIYITDGKVQLTVLTDRSQGGSSLRDGSLELMVHRRLVKDDGRGVGEPLLESGSGAWVRGRHLVLLDTVQTAAAGHRLLAEKEVLAPQVVLSRGGGALYNLRAAPRKQFSGLHRELPPSVHLLTLARWGPEMLLLRLEHQFAVGEDSLRNLSSPVTLDLRDMFSAFTITGLQETTLAANQPRATASRLKWRPNTGPTPRSPYLLDPAAVTLQPMEIRTFLASVQWNKNG from the exons ATGGGCACCGGCGCGCGGGCTTTGTTGGTCCGCTCTCGTGGCTGCCCACGCGCGGCGGGGCCCAGGACCAGCTCCCGGGGCCTGCGGCCACCGCTCCCCCCTCTGCCCTGTTTGTCTTTGCTGTTGCTGGCGGCGCCCGGCGTTCGGGCTGCAGGATATGAG ACATGCCCCACAGTACAGCCAGATATGCTCAATGTGCACCTGGTGGCCCACACACATGACGACGTGGGCTGGCTCAAGACGGTGGACCAGTACTATTATGGCA CCAAGGTAGACTACCAGCATGCTGGTGTGCAGTATATCCTGGACTCAGTCATCTCGGCCCTTCTGGCGGATCCCACCCGCCGCTTCATCTATGTGGAGATCGCCTTCTTCTCTCGTTGGTGGCACCAACAGACAAATGCGACACAGGAAATCGTGCGGGAACTGGTGCGCCAGG GACGCCTGGAGTTTGCCAATGGTGGCTGGGTGATGAACGATGAGGCGGCCACCCACTACGGCGCCATCGTGGACCAGATGACACTTGGGCTGCGCTTCCTGGAGGACACATTCGGCAACGACGGGCGCCCCCGTGTGGCCTGGCACATAGACCCTTTCGGCCACTCTCGGGAACAGGCCTCGCTGTTTTCCCAG ATGGGCTTTGATGGCTTCTTCTTGGGGCGCCTTGATTATCAAGATAAATTGGAGCGCAAGGAGATGCAGGAGATGGAGCAGCTGTGGCGGGCCAGTGCCAGCCTGAGGCCCCCGATCGCCGACCTCTTCACCG GTGTGCTCCCTAATATGTACAATCCGCCAAAGCATCTGTGCTGGGACGTGCTGTGTGTCGACGGGCCTGTCGTGGAGGACCCCCAAAGCCCCGAGTACAACGCCAAGGATCTGGTCAATTACTTCCTGCATCTGGCCCTTTTGCAG AGCCAGCACTACCGCACCAACCACACCGTGATGACCATGGGCTCGGACTTCCAATATGAGAATGCCAACATGTGGTTCAAGAATCTTGACAAACTCATCCGGCTGGTCAACGCACAG GTGTGCAACCAGCTGGAGGCGCTGGCGGGTCCGGCGGCCAACGTGGGACCCTATGGCTCAGGAAACAGTGCACCCCTCA ATGAGGCGATGGCAGTGCTCCAGCATCACGATGCGGTCAGCGGCACCTCCAGACAGCACGTGGCCTACGACTATGCGCGCCAGCTCGCTGCTGGCTGGAGGCCATGCGAG GTTCTCCTGAGCAACGCGCTGGCGTGGCTCAGAGGCTCCAAGGAAGACTTCACGTTCTGCCCCAACCTCAACATCAGCATCTGCCCGCTCAGCCAGCAAGTGGAGAGC TTCCAGGTCACCGTATATAATCCTTTGGCGCGGAAGGTGGATTGGATGGTGCGGCTGCCAGTCAGAAAAGGAATTTTCCTTGTGAGGGACCCCAATAGCAGGACTGTGCAGAGCTCT GTGGTGGTAACTCCCAGCACAGAGAAGAAGGACCATTCAGAGCTGCTGTTCTCAGTCTCTGTGCCTGCCCTGGGCTTCAGTGTCTATTCAGTAGCCCTGTTGACCAGACGGGACCCCCAGGTCCACACCCCAAAACCCAGACCCAAGAAGTCCTTGTTCCACATCTTGACCATTGAAAATGAG TACATCCGTGCAAAGTTCAGCCCTCAAACAGGGCTCTTGGTGGAGATTGAAAACATGGAGAAGAACCTCCTGCTTCCTGTTCAGCAGGCCTTCTTCTG GTACAACGCCAGTGTAGGTGACAGAATAAGCTCCCAGGTCTCAGGTGCTTACATCTTTAGACCAAGCAGACAGCAACCACTGCCTGTGAGCCGCTGGGCTCAAATCCAACTGGTGAAG ACGGCCTTGGTGCAGGAGTTGCACCAGAACTTCTCAGCCTGGTGTTCCCAGGTGGTTCGCCTGTACCCAGGACAGCGACACTTGGAGCTGGAGTGGACGGTGGGGCCCATCCCTGTAGG CGATTCCTGGGGAAAGGAGGTCATCAGCCGCTTTGACACGTCGCTGGAGACAGACGGAGTCTTCTACACAGACAGCAATGGCCGCGAAATCTTAGAGAGGAG GCGGGATTATCGACCCACCTGGAACTTGAACCAGACCGAGCCGGTGGCAGGAAACTACTATCCCGTGAACACTCGGATTTATATCACG GATGGGAAAGTGCAGCTGACTGTGCTGACCGACCGCTCCCAGGGGGGCAGCAGCCTGAGAGATGGTTCGCTGGAGCTCATG GTGCACCGGAGGCTGGTGAAAGATGATGGACGTGGAGTAGGGGAGCCACTGTTGGAGTCAGGGTCAGGGGCGTGGGTGCGAGGGCGCCACCTCGTGCTGCTGGACACCGTCCAGACTGCGGCCGCGGGGCACCGGCTGCTGGCAGAGAAGGAGGTCCTGGCCCCGCAGGTGGTGCTATCCCGGGGTGGCGGCGCCCTCTACAACCTCCGGGCTGCTCCACGCAAGCAG TTCTCAGGGCTGCACCGGGAGCTGCCGCCCTCGGTGCACCTGCTCACACTGGCCCGCTGGGGCCCGGAGATGCTGCTGCTGCGCTTGGAGCACCAGTTTGCCGTGGGGGAGGATTCACTACGCAACCTGAGCTCCCCTGTGACCTTGGACTTGCGG GACATGTTCTCCGCCTTCACCATCACTGGCCTGCAGGAGACCACGCTGGCGGCCAACCAGCCCCGGGCCACTGCTTCCCGGCTCAAGTGGAGACCAAACACAG GCCCCACACCCCGCTCTCCCTACCTACTGGACCCAGCCGCTGTCACACTGCAGCCCATGGAAATCCGTACCTTCCTGGCCTCAGTTCAATGGAACAAGAATGGTTAG